A stretch of the Flavobacterium sp. 5 genome encodes the following:
- a CDS encoding bifunctional 3-deoxy-7-phosphoheptulonate synthase/chorismate mutase type II, translated as MENKKEMRDWLNEFKLSHPFVIAGPCSAETEEQVLKIAHELKDSDVSVFRAGIWKPRTRPGGFEGVGEIGLKWLKKAKAETGLLMGTEVATAAHCKLALENDIDVLWVGARTTANPFAVQEIADTLAGTDKIVLIKNPVNPDMALWLGGVERLYAAGIKKLGVIHRGFSTYEKTKYRNIPEWQIAIELQNKFPDLPLIIDPSHITGNRDMILEVTQEALDLNYDGMIIETHTDPDNAWSDAAQQVTPDALKQIFKDLKVRKVSGDSDFDQKMTKLRANIDVLDANLLDLLGKRMKVADEIGQVKKDNNVAVLQNNRWNEIQAKMVAEGGKKGLTEEFITKLFKEIHQESIGHQEKVLNS; from the coding sequence ATGGAAAACAAGAAAGAAATGAGAGATTGGTTGAACGAATTCAAATTGTCTCATCCATTCGTAATTGCAGGACCTTGTAGTGCTGAAACTGAAGAGCAAGTATTGAAAATTGCTCATGAATTGAAAGATTCAGATGTAAGTGTTTTTAGAGCTGGTATCTGGAAACCAAGAACTCGTCCAGGAGGATTTGAAGGTGTTGGAGAAATTGGATTAAAATGGTTGAAAAAAGCTAAAGCAGAAACTGGTTTGCTTATGGGAACTGAGGTAGCTACTGCTGCTCACTGTAAATTAGCTTTAGAAAATGATATTGATGTTTTATGGGTTGGTGCTCGTACAACTGCAAATCCTTTTGCAGTTCAAGAGATTGCTGATACATTGGCAGGAACTGATAAAATTGTTTTGATTAAAAACCCAGTAAATCCAGATATGGCTTTATGGTTAGGTGGTGTTGAGCGTTTATATGCTGCTGGAATCAAAAAATTAGGAGTTATCCACAGAGGTTTTTCTACTTACGAAAAAACGAAATACAGAAATATTCCAGAATGGCAGATTGCTATTGAATTGCAAAATAAATTCCCTGATTTGCCATTGATTATTGATCCATCTCACATTACTGGAAACCGTGATATGATTCTTGAAGTAACTCAAGAAGCTTTGGATTTGAATTATGATGGTATGATTATAGAAACTCATACTGATCCAGATAACGCTTGGTCTGATGCTGCACAGCAAGTAACTCCAGATGCTTTGAAACAAATTTTCAAAGATTTGAAAGTAAGAAAAGTGAGCGGAGATTCAGATTTTGATCAAAAAATGACAAAATTGAGAGCTAATATCGACGTTCTAGATGCTAATTTATTAGACCTTTTAGGAAAACGTATGAAAGTTGCTGACGAAATTGGTCAAGTGAAAAAAGATAATAACGTAGCAGTTTTACAAAACAATCGTTGGAATGAAATCCAAGCGAAAATGGTTGCTGAAGGTGGTAAAAAAGGATTGACTGAAGAATTTATCACTAAATTATTCAAAGAAATTCACCAAGAAAGTATTGGTCACCAAGAAAAAGTATTGAACTCTTAA
- the rsgA gene encoding ribosome small subunit-dependent GTPase A yields the protein MTGLVYKSTGSWYTVKSEQGDFIECRMKGKFRIKGIKSTNPIAVGDIVDYEQDETSDVVTGTIHNIHERKNYIVRKSVNLSHQMHIIASNIDRVFLLVTINNPPTTFNFIDRFLVTAEAYGIETILVFNKIDTFDDATLDEQLYMQHVYQQIGYQCLRVSATTNKGVDELKQLMVEKVTMFSGHSGVGKSTLVNAMEPALHLKTKTISEASKQGQHTTTFAEMYDLSFNARIIDTPGIKGFGIVDMEKEEISGYFPEFFKLKDQCKFNNCLHKEEPHCAIKAALEKDEIAWSRYNSYLKILEGDDEHYRVDSYDEDRKASDETRK from the coding sequence ATGACAGGACTCGTTTACAAATCTACAGGAAGTTGGTACACCGTAAAATCCGAACAAGGCGATTTTATCGAATGCCGTATGAAAGGGAAATTCCGGATCAAAGGAATTAAAAGCACCAATCCAATTGCTGTGGGTGATATTGTCGATTATGAACAAGATGAGACTTCAGATGTTGTAACAGGAACTATTCATAATATTCACGAAAGAAAGAATTATATTGTTCGAAAATCGGTTAATCTATCTCATCAAATGCATATTATTGCTTCGAATATAGATCGCGTTTTTCTTTTGGTTACCATTAATAATCCACCAACAACTTTTAATTTCATCGATCGTTTTTTGGTTACTGCTGAAGCTTATGGAATTGAGACGATACTTGTTTTTAATAAGATAGATACTTTTGATGATGCCACTTTAGACGAACAATTGTATATGCAACATGTTTATCAGCAAATCGGATACCAATGTTTGCGAGTTTCCGCTACTACAAATAAAGGAGTGGATGAATTAAAACAATTGATGGTTGAAAAAGTGACAATGTTTTCAGGACATTCAGGAGTAGGAAAATCTACTTTAGTAAATGCAATGGAACCTGCATTACATTTAAAAACAAAGACTATTTCTGAAGCCAGCAAGCAAGGACAACACACGACGACTTTTGCCGAAATGTATGATTTGAGTTTTAATGCTCGAATAATTGATACGCCAGGAATTAAAGGTTTTGGAATTGTTGATATGGAGAAAGAGGAAATCAGCGGGTATTTTCCAGAGTTTTTCAAGTTGAAAGATCAATGTAAGTTCAATAATTGTTTGCATAAAGAAGAACCACATTGCGCCATAAAAGCAGCTTTAGAAAAAGACGAAATCGCTTGGTCTCGTTACAATAGTTATCTTAAAATTTTAGAAGGAGACGATGAACATTATCGCGTTGATTCGTATGATGAAGATAGAAAAGCTAGTGATGAAACGAGGAAGTAG
- the dtd gene encoding D-aminoacyl-tRNA deacylase, whose translation MKTVIQRVSSASVTIDSKVVAEIQKGLLVLVGIEDADTQEDIDWLCQKISNLRIFGDENEVMNLSVKDINGDVIVVSQFTLHALTKKGNRPSYLKASKPEIAIPMYEKFVFQIEKELGKKVQTGLFGADMKVSLLNDGPVTIVMDSKNRE comes from the coding sequence TTGAAAACAGTTATTCAAAGAGTTTCCTCAGCTTCGGTAACCATCGATTCTAAAGTCGTAGCCGAAATCCAAAAAGGGCTTCTTGTTTTAGTAGGTATTGAGGATGCCGATACTCAAGAAGATATTGATTGGCTTTGTCAAAAAATCAGTAATCTTCGCATTTTTGGAGATGAAAATGAGGTTATGAATTTATCTGTTAAAGATATTAATGGTGATGTAATTGTAGTGAGTCAGTTTACGCTTCATGCTTTAACCAAAAAAGGAAACCGCCCTTCCTATTTAAAAGCTTCTAAACCAGAAATTGCTATTCCGATGTACGAGAAATTTGTATTTCAGATAGAAAAGGAATTAGGTAAAAAAGTACAAACGGGTCTTTTTGGAGCAGATATGAAAGTTTCATTGCTTAACGATGGACCTGTTACTATTGTGATGGATAGTAAAAACAGAGAATAG
- a CDS encoding APC family permease has translation MTKAIHKKLNELQSTAICGNDISSSCLYVSALTIGYAGQYAWISLLFVGIVLFLFRKIYGEVVGALPLNGGAYNVLLNTSSKRMASIAAILTVLSYMATAVISASEAMHYLQHIFNDLPITIATIIVLLAFTVLAIIGIGESAKVAVGIFIFHLVSLILLVITCVLFIAFNGLQTFHLNWEIPLTTHNLLYTLFLGFSVAMLGISGFESSANFVEEQKSGVFPKTLRNMWAIVSFFNPAIAILIIAIIPMAQLGEHKESLLAFLGHTAGGNWLSWLISIDAVLVLCGAVLTSFVGVTGLLKRMTLDRILPNYFLKENKRGSNYRIIISFLVLCVSVLIVTKGDLVSLAGVYTFSFLAVMALFGIGNLLLKYKRKKLPRPEKANGLAVVIAISLIIIAFAGNYILNQNSFFTFVKYFIPAVLFIMIMLERIFLIEFSITMLEYFYNPLRKMVVLSNRFLGNLHAKINSQEFVFFTKGDNVAILNKVMQYVEDNETTKKLKIVNVIREHHSNQKLKIDLEVLDRAYPQIHIEFIEIEGEFGPDLISELSEKWKIPKNFMFIGSPGDKFSYRVADLGGVRLIM, from the coding sequence ATGACAAAAGCTATCCACAAAAAATTAAATGAATTACAATCTACTGCTATTTGCGGTAACGACATTAGTTCTTCCTGTTTGTATGTATCTGCTTTAACTATTGGATATGCGGGTCAGTATGCTTGGATTTCTCTTTTGTTTGTTGGAATTGTGCTATTTTTATTTAGAAAAATATATGGAGAAGTAGTTGGAGCTCTACCTCTAAATGGTGGTGCATATAATGTTTTATTAAATACTTCAAGCAAGAGAATGGCATCAATTGCGGCCATATTAACGGTGCTTTCGTATATGGCGACCGCAGTAATTTCTGCTTCGGAAGCAATGCATTATTTACAACACATTTTTAATGACCTTCCTATTACTATCGCAACTATTATTGTTTTACTGGCTTTTACAGTATTGGCGATAATCGGTATCGGCGAATCTGCTAAAGTGGCTGTTGGTATCTTTATTTTTCATTTAGTTTCATTGATTTTATTGGTTATAACTTGTGTTTTATTTATTGCTTTTAATGGCCTCCAAACCTTTCATCTCAATTGGGAAATCCCGCTAACAACTCATAACTTGCTATACACCTTATTCTTAGGTTTCTCAGTTGCCATGCTCGGTATTTCTGGTTTTGAAAGCTCTGCTAATTTTGTTGAGGAGCAAAAATCTGGCGTTTTTCCAAAAACACTACGCAATATGTGGGCAATTGTCTCTTTTTTCAATCCCGCAATTGCTATACTGATTATCGCTATTATTCCAATGGCCCAATTAGGTGAACACAAAGAATCATTATTAGCATTTTTAGGGCATACCGCAGGAGGAAACTGGCTATCTTGGTTAATTTCTATTGATGCCGTTTTAGTATTATGTGGAGCCGTTTTAACATCCTTTGTTGGAGTTACTGGTCTCCTGAAAAGAATGACTTTGGATAGAATTTTACCTAATTATTTTTTGAAAGAAAACAAAAGAGGTTCTAATTATAGAATTATAATCAGCTTTTTGGTTTTATGTGTTTCTGTTTTAATAGTTACCAAAGGTGATTTAGTATCGCTAGCTGGTGTTTATACCTTTTCTTTTCTTGCTGTGATGGCTTTATTTGGTATTGGAAATTTACTCCTGAAATATAAACGAAAAAAATTACCTCGCCCAGAAAAAGCAAATGGATTGGCCGTAGTTATTGCTATTAGCTTAATTATAATTGCTTTTGCCGGTAATTATATTTTGAATCAAAATTCATTTTTCACATTTGTAAAATACTTCATACCCGCCGTATTGTTTATCATGATCATGCTGGAAAGAATTTTTCTCATTGAATTCAGTATTACTATGTTGGAATATTTTTATAATCCTCTTAGAAAAATGGTTGTTTTAAGTAATCGTTTTTTGGGCAACCTCCACGCAAAAATTAACTCTCAGGAATTTGTGTTTTTTACTAAAGGCGATAATGTCGCAATTTTAAACAAAGTAATGCAATATGTAGAAGATAATGAAACTACCAAAAAACTCAAAATTGTTAATGTAATAAGAGAACACCATTCGAATCAAAAATTAAAAATTGATTTGGAAGTTCTAGACAGAGCCTATCCTCAAATACATATTGAATTTATAGAAATTGAAGGCGAATTTGGTCCTGATTTAATTTCCGAACTTTCTGAAAAATGGAAAATACCTAAAAACTTTATGTTTATTGGTTCTCCAGGAGATAAATTTTCTTATCGCGTTGCTGATTTAGGGGGTGTGCGATTGATAATGTAA
- a CDS encoding alpha/beta hydrolase, with protein sequence MMNKINKTLFFGLLLFLALPINCFSQESAAFPLWNKIPGGIKNDTYKEEPRLDTQGIRTGIRKVIETTLMPFLVENKSSKNAAVVICPGGGYSVLSIDKEGINIAKWLNSIGVSAFVLKYRLPSDAIMTNKTVGPLQDAQEAIRTLRRNAAKWNLDITKIGIIGFSAGGHLASTASTHYSDKVYDIKDDISARPDFSILIYPVISMEDGITHNGSRESLLGKTASADLIAKYSNEKVVNENTPITFLVHATDDDVVPVENSINYYLALIKNKVSAEMHLYQNGGHGFGLGTKGTNTDWPTACKSWLLANKILDQN encoded by the coding sequence ATGATGAACAAAATTAACAAAACACTATTTTTTGGATTACTGCTTTTTTTAGCATTACCAATTAATTGTTTTTCACAGGAAAGTGCAGCATTTCCACTATGGAATAAAATTCCAGGAGGCATTAAAAATGACACCTATAAAGAAGAACCGCGATTAGATACTCAAGGCATTCGAACTGGAATACGAAAAGTTATAGAAACAACTTTGATGCCTTTTTTGGTAGAAAATAAGTCAAGTAAAAATGCTGCAGTTGTCATTTGTCCTGGTGGTGGCTATTCCGTTTTGTCGATTGATAAAGAAGGAATAAATATCGCAAAATGGCTTAACTCGATAGGAGTTTCGGCTTTTGTACTTAAATACCGTTTACCATCCGATGCTATTATGACCAATAAAACCGTTGGTCCACTTCAAGATGCGCAAGAAGCAATACGAACATTACGTCGGAATGCTGCAAAATGGAATTTAGATATTACGAAAATTGGAATCATCGGATTTTCTGCTGGAGGTCATTTGGCTTCAACAGCTTCGACACATTATTCAGACAAAGTATATGACATCAAAGATGATATCAGTGCTCGTCCCGATTTTTCTATATTAATCTATCCTGTAATCTCAATGGAAGATGGAATTACTCACAATGGTTCCAGAGAGAGTCTTCTAGGAAAAACGGCTTCTGCTGATTTGATTGCAAAATATTCGAATGAAAAGGTAGTAAACGAAAACACACCCATTACATTTTTAGTACACGCAACAGATGATGATGTAGTTCCTGTAGAAAATAGTATCAATTATTATTTAGCGTTGATAAAAAACAAAGTTTCTGCCGAGATGCATTTATATCAAAATGGTGGTCATGGTTTTGGTTTGGGCACAAAAGGAACTAATACTGATTGGCCCACAGCCTGTAAGAGTTGGCTGTTAGCTAATAAAATCCTAGACCAAAACTAA
- a CDS encoding BNR repeat-containing protein: MMFNYLRKEFNRKAIIYQSLIVLMILFCTNGTAQLKTNESEIGLGWSNNSVNTVIFRNSALTSFKNWQFTGYYNPDGKMVLAKRKLNSNQWQTIITPYNGNVKDAHNSISIAIDADGFLHVSWDQHDTRLRYAKSKMPFGLELGEEQSMTGYDETKVTYPEFHNLPNGKLLFCYRSGASGRGNMIMKSYDVKTQKWTSLQNNLLDGENQRSAYWQICVGKKGIYMSWVWRESWDVSTNNDICYAFSTDGGQTWEKSTGEKYGLPITKTSAEIAWKVPQESSLINQTSMTVDDVDNPYIASYWDDNGVPEYKVVYLKKGKWNKIDTDFHINPFVLGGGGTKKIPISRPEILVNKSMLYLLFRDEERANKITLGYTNLDKKQWKVTDVTDYSVGQWEPNFDKELWNDKGKLHIFSQNVSQADGEGLANVVPQPVRIIELKKLLIIK, translated from the coding sequence ATGATGTTCAATTATTTAAGAAAGGAATTTAATAGAAAAGCTATCATTTATCAAAGTTTGATTGTGTTGATGATTTTATTTTGTACTAATGGTACTGCACAGCTAAAAACGAATGAAAGTGAAATAGGTTTGGGTTGGAGTAACAATTCGGTCAACACCGTTATTTTTAGAAATAGCGCTCTAACATCATTTAAAAATTGGCAATTTACGGGCTATTACAATCCAGATGGTAAGATGGTTTTGGCAAAGCGAAAATTGAACTCTAATCAATGGCAAACAATAATTACTCCTTATAACGGAAATGTAAAAGATGCTCATAATAGTATTAGTATTGCGATAGATGCAGATGGCTTTCTTCACGTAAGTTGGGACCAACATGATACTCGTTTACGCTATGCAAAAAGTAAAATGCCTTTTGGTTTAGAGTTAGGTGAAGAACAATCGATGACAGGTTATGATGAAACCAAAGTTACCTATCCAGAATTTCATAATTTGCCTAACGGGAAATTGTTGTTTTGTTACCGTTCGGGGGCTTCGGGAAGAGGCAATATGATTATGAAGTCGTATGATGTGAAAACTCAAAAATGGACTTCTTTACAAAATAATTTACTCGATGGTGAAAATCAACGCAGTGCATATTGGCAAATTTGTGTAGGTAAAAAAGGAATTTATATGTCATGGGTTTGGCGAGAAAGTTGGGATGTTTCCACTAATAATGATATTTGTTATGCTTTTTCAACAGATGGTGGACAAACTTGGGAAAAATCAACTGGTGAGAAATACGGTTTACCAATAACCAAGACCAGTGCGGAAATTGCGTGGAAAGTTCCTCAAGAGAGTAGCTTAATTAATCAAACGTCTATGACTGTGGATGATGTAGATAATCCCTATATTGCAAGTTATTGGGATGATAATGGAGTACCAGAATATAAAGTAGTGTATTTGAAAAAAGGGAAGTGGAATAAAATTGACACTGATTTCCATATTAACCCTTTTGTTTTGGGAGGAGGTGGAACAAAAAAGATTCCGATTTCACGTCCTGAAATTTTAGTTAACAAATCGATGCTTTATTTACTTTTTAGAGATGAAGAAAGAGCTAATAAAATAACTTTAGGATATACCAATTTGGATAAAAAACAATGGAAAGTTACTGATGTTACAGATTATTCTGTGGGACAGTGGGAGCCTAATTTTGATAAAGAGTTATGGAATGATAAAGGGAAATTGCATATTTTTTCTCAAAATGTAAGTCAAGCAGATGGGGAAGGATTGGCAAATGTAGTTCCTCAACCTGTGCGTATTATTGAATTAAAAAAGTTACTTATAATTAAATAG
- a CDS encoding glycoside hydrolase family 88 protein: MKKYYLLIIIAVFFVAVGFRKQNLEDKVNATLQTAIQQYTYLSKQVTLGKYPKTYSVDKNKLETSDSGWWCSGFYPGTLLYLVEAKGTPELKKEALNVLGDLKKEQFNTTTHDLGFMMFCSFGNAERLNPSKEYEDILMNSAKSLATRFNPKIGCIKSWDSAPWNHASKDESPVIIDNMMNLELLFWATKHSGDSTYYKIAVQHADKTMINHFRKDYSSYHEVVYDNETGKVAKQITNQGAADDSSWARGQGWGLYGYTVMYRETKDTKYLKQAQNIANYILNHPNMPKDKIPYWDFNAPNIPNALRDSSAASLIASALLELGGYVGKKEETRYYDTAKTILSNLLTPEYIATVGTNGGFLLKHGVGNMPNKTEIDTPLSYGDYYLVEAMLRYKMLIKMNKEFK; this comes from the coding sequence ATGAAGAAGTATTATTTATTGATAATAATTGCTGTATTTTTTGTAGCTGTAGGTTTTCGAAAGCAAAATTTAGAAGATAAAGTAAATGCCACTTTACAAACGGCAATACAACAATATACTTATTTGAGTAAACAAGTAACTCTTGGAAAGTATCCTAAAACTTATTCAGTAGATAAAAACAAACTGGAAACCTCAGATTCTGGTTGGTGGTGTAGTGGATTTTACCCTGGAACTTTGTTATATTTGGTTGAAGCAAAAGGAACTCCTGAATTGAAAAAAGAAGCATTAAATGTGTTAGGAGATTTAAAAAAAGAACAATTCAATACCACTACTCACGATTTAGGCTTTATGATGTTTTGTAGTTTCGGAAATGCAGAACGATTAAATCCTAGCAAAGAATATGAAGACATCTTGATGAATAGTGCTAAATCATTAGCAACTCGATTTAATCCTAAAATTGGGTGTATAAAATCATGGGATAGTGCGCCTTGGAATCATGCTTCAAAAGATGAATCTCCAGTAATTATTGATAATATGATGAACTTGGAACTTTTATTCTGGGCAACTAAACACAGTGGAGACAGTACTTATTACAAAATTGCTGTTCAACACGCCGATAAAACGATGATCAATCATTTTCGGAAAGATTATAGTTCGTATCATGAAGTGGTCTACGATAATGAAACTGGAAAAGTGGCCAAACAAATCACAAATCAAGGTGCTGCTGATGATTCGTCTTGGGCGCGAGGTCAAGGTTGGGGATTGTATGGATATACAGTAATGTACAGAGAAACAAAGGATACAAAGTATTTAAAACAAGCACAAAATATTGCAAATTATATTTTAAATCATCCTAATATGCCTAAAGATAAAATTCCATATTGGGATTTTAATGCGCCAAATATTCCAAATGCTTTACGAGATTCTTCGGCGGCTTCATTGATTGCTTCGGCTTTATTGGAGTTAGGTGGTTATGTCGGTAAAAAAGAAGAAACACGCTATTATGATACTGCCAAAACTATTTTATCGAATTTGCTAACACCAGAATATATTGCAACTGTGGGAACAAATGGTGGTTTTTTACTAAAACACGGGGTAGGGAATATGCCCAATAAAACCGAAATTGACACGCCACTCAGTTATGGTGATTATTATTTGGTTGAAGCAATGTTACGCTACAAAATGTTGATAAAAATGAATAAAGAATTTAAATAG
- a CDS encoding DUF2809 domain-containing protein, producing MLTFNKKYFLLTILIFVTEVLIALFVHDDIIRPYIGDVLVVILIYCFIKSFLELPVLPVAIFVLLFSFGIEFLQYLHIVEKLGLQKSKVAATVIGTSFAWIDLVCYVVGIIFVFIVEKGFKNNVALNKN from the coding sequence ATGTTAACATTCAATAAGAAATACTTTCTCTTAACAATTCTGATTTTTGTTACAGAAGTCCTAATTGCCTTATTTGTTCATGATGATATAATTCGCCCATACATTGGTGACGTATTGGTTGTAATTTTGATTTACTGTTTTATAAAATCCTTTTTAGAATTGCCTGTTTTACCTGTTGCTATATTTGTTTTATTGTTTTCTTTTGGCATAGAATTTCTTCAATATCTACATATTGTTGAAAAACTGGGTTTACAAAAATCAAAAGTTGCGGCTACAGTTATTGGAACCTCATTTGCTTGGATTGACTTGGTATGTTACGTAGTCGGAATTATTTTTGTTTTTATTGTAGAAAAAGGGTTTAAAAATAATGTAGCTCTTAATAAAAACTAA
- a CDS encoding glycoside hydrolase family 28 protein, which translates to MKFKFNQLLFLVFAITLSSCHINLFAQNTSSSNDYYAGIEFKMNKINEPIIPNNTVNIVDFGAVNGGTVLCTKAFADAIDSVSKKGGGKVIIPPGIWLTGPIILKSNIELNAQSGSLIKFSTDKNLYPIIETSFEGLNTWRCISPIYGKNLENIAFTGNGIYDGSGEAWRMVKKDKLTESQWASLIASGGVLNDKKTSWYPSEQYIKGNKNADQNVRFDLKTKEQFEEIRDFLRPVMVSIQNSKRVLFDGPVFQNSPAWNIHPLLIEDLIIRNTTVRNPWYSQNGDGLDVESCKNVLVENSSFDVGDDAICIKSGKDKDGRDRGVACENIIIRNNIVYHGHGGVTVGSEMSGGVKNMHVSNCTFMGTDVGLRFKSARGRGGIVENIFISDIFMTNIPSQAISFDLYYGGKSIAEKLAEGENNTIAATVSVDEKTPQFKNIIIKNIYINGAQQAVFLQGLPEMNLENIEISNLIGKADKGFSIIDANGIKLHDINLDITNSTVFEIYNGKNMSLKNINFDSTSQKAVTIDGEASKNIELISNAKTDFRKKTTVGKNVTKGVVKM; encoded by the coding sequence ATGAAATTCAAATTTAATCAGTTATTATTTCTTGTATTTGCAATAACATTATCAAGTTGTCATATAAATCTTTTTGCACAAAATACTAGTTCATCCAACGATTACTATGCTGGAATTGAATTTAAAATGAACAAAATAAACGAGCCTATTATTCCAAATAACACGGTAAATATTGTTGATTTTGGAGCAGTAAACGGAGGAACTGTTTTGTGTACCAAAGCTTTTGCTGATGCTATCGATTCTGTTTCCAAAAAAGGAGGTGGAAAAGTAATTATTCCTCCTGGAATTTGGCTTACTGGTCCAATTATTTTAAAAAGTAATATCGAATTGAATGCTCAAAGTGGATCATTGATTAAATTTTCGACCGACAAAAATTTGTATCCAATTATTGAAACCAGTTTTGAAGGCTTAAATACTTGGCGCTGTATTTCTCCCATTTATGGAAAAAACCTTGAAAATATTGCATTTACTGGAAATGGTATTTATGATGGTTCGGGTGAAGCTTGGAGAATGGTTAAAAAAGATAAATTAACAGAAAGCCAATGGGCGAGTTTAATAGCATCTGGAGGAGTATTAAACGATAAAAAAACAAGTTGGTATCCATCCGAACAATATATAAAAGGAAATAAAAATGCTGATCAAAATGTTCGTTTTGATTTAAAAACAAAAGAACAATTTGAAGAAATTCGTGATTTTCTTCGTCCCGTTATGGTAAGCATTCAAAATAGTAAACGTGTTTTATTTGACGGCCCTGTTTTTCAAAACTCTCCTGCATGGAATATTCATCCTTTACTGATTGAAGATTTAATTATACGTAACACAACCGTTCGTAACCCCTGGTATTCCCAAAATGGAGATGGTTTGGATGTAGAATCATGTAAAAATGTATTGGTAGAAAATTCTAGTTTTGATGTTGGTGACGATGCTATTTGTATCAAATCAGGAAAAGATAAAGATGGTCGTGATCGTGGAGTTGCTTGTGAAAATATCATTATTAGAAACAACATCGTTTATCATGGGCACGGAGGTGTAACTGTTGGAAGTGAAATGTCTGGCGGTGTAAAAAACATGCATGTTTCCAACTGCACTTTTATGGGAACTGATGTGGGCTTACGATTTAAAAGTGCTCGTGGACGTGGCGGAATTGTAGAAAATATCTTTATTTCGGATATTTTCATGACCAATATTCCATCGCAGGCCATTTCTTTTGACTTGTATTATGGTGGAAAATCAATTGCAGAAAAATTGGCTGAAGGAGAAAATAATACTATCGCTGCAACCGTTTCAGTAGATGAAAAAACACCGCAATTTAAAAACATCATTATCAAAAATATTTATATTAATGGTGCCCAACAAGCAGTATTTTTACAAGGATTACCTGAAATGAATTTAGAAAATATCGAAATTTCTAATTTAATAGGTAAAGCAGATAAAGGTTTTTCTATCATTGATGCAAATGGAATTAAACTTCATGATATCAATTTAGACATTACAAACAGTACTGTTTTTGAAATTTATAATGGTAAAAACATGTCTTTGAAAAACATTAATTTCGATTCGACTTCCCAAAAAGCGGTAACCATAGATGGTGAAGCCAGTAAAAACATAGAATTGATTTCGAATGCTAAAACAGACTTTAGAAAAAAAACAACTGTCGGTAAAAATGTAACAAAAGGTGTTGTAAAAATGTAA
- a CDS encoding (Fe-S)-binding protein encodes MKVGLFIPCYVDQFYPKVGIATFELLQKLGCDVDFPMKQTCCGQPMANSGYQHLTKGCDANFITNFADFDYIVCPSGSCVMHVKEHLHSDTNEEEATRLRANVYELTEFITDILKVKSIEGDFPFKVGMHQSCHGQRGLKLSQMSELNAPFFSKPEQLLHNIKGLALVSLTRKDECCGFGGTFCVTEEAISVKMGQDRIKDHEKYQVDYITGGDMSCLMHLEGILRRQNSPIKIIHIAEILNSI; translated from the coding sequence ATGAAAGTTGGACTTTTTATTCCTTGTTATGTAGATCAATTCTATCCAAAAGTAGGTATTGCTACATTCGAATTATTGCAAAAGTTAGGTTGTGATGTTGATTTTCCGATGAAGCAAACTTGTTGCGGACAACCAATGGCCAATAGCGGTTACCAGCATCTAACGAAAGGTTGTGATGCTAATTTTATCACCAATTTTGCAGATTTTGATTATATCGTTTGTCCTTCAGGGAGTTGTGTAATGCACGTAAAAGAACATTTGCATAGTGATACAAATGAAGAAGAAGCAACTAGACTTCGAGCAAATGTTTACGAGTTAACCGAATTTATTACTGATATTTTAAAAGTAAAAAGTATCGAAGGAGATTTTCCGTTTAAAGTTGGAATGCATCAAAGTTGTCATGGTCAGCGTGGATTAAAGCTTTCGCAAATGAGTGAATTAAATGCTCCTTTTTTTTCAAAACCCGAACAATTACTTCATAATATTAAAGGACTAGCATTAGTTTCATTAACTAGAAAAGACGAATGCTGTGGTTTTGGAGGTACTTTTTGTGTGACTGAAGAAGCTATTTCTGTAAAAATGGGACAAGATCGTATCAAAGATCACGAAAAATACCAAGTTGATTACATTACAGGCGGAGATATGTCTTGTTTAATGCATCTGGAAGGGATTTTGCGTAGACAAAATAGTCCCATTAAAATCATTCATATTGCCGAAATATTAAATTCAATATGA